One stretch of Acropora muricata isolate sample 2 chromosome 12, ASM3666990v1, whole genome shotgun sequence DNA includes these proteins:
- the LOC136891856 gene encoding uncharacterized protein: protein MNRARYCWRCEAPCKQMCSRCGVAFYCSRKCQKQDKWRHEPDCDDALLKTKCSSCGIEREGMMKCSSCLEVYYCNVECQRKHWARHRSSCDETVEKTIQLVERIKSFLDMRKRNTGLPVTYYWGNTPAVDLINLSMNEGEEYSSPLALLLSGVGDPRNVLLTIASLPDAYKEQVTFVLNDICACTLARMVLLLYMLYKGGADVIQAVIRVWYSLCISEEDFSLLLSALQDLVTTELGTLTKDVMEISADQLSKLREVWVTWLRLAKRKGPWVEKLRQEAISRDLGREGGIRTYLHGIPKEHRISAQRFFNTGIFRSTENAEELCKQNPTLTGRGCNWSTNTAEYHYSIPMDVLPFTGWDFSAIKKSCHVDSLPQMYSIYLSQIIHKVAEKLNKNQVKFQFILADVQNIETFLPVSLKYDRITTSNLWDYCSLTGLLTKLKGFLNGTNPHAVMLTETDNWVRDFMPEVIHDLPQLWGIDDLIYKALQDTQNPELANSSGMSAVVEYFNISSEFLMFLRASLLVSSTNKDLASLKRKKKIPYVKSLAGSLGLRLRDFTRNKNTVCPFKWALNCRRVTMLRGYERTLEWKLL, encoded by the exons ATGAACAGAGCTCGTTACTGTTGGAGATGTGAGGCACCCTGCAAACAAATGTGTTCACGCTGCGGAGTAGCCTTCTACTGCTCTAGGAAATgtcaaaaacaagacaaatggCGACATGAACCCGACTGTGATGACGCTTTGCTGAAGACGAAATGTTCCAGCTGCGGTATTGAACGAGAAGGAATGATGAAATGTTCCAGCTGCTTGGAAGTTTATTACTGCAACGTAGAATGCCAGAGAAAGCACTGGGCAAGACACAGGTCCTCGTGTGACGAGACCGTGGAGAAAACAATTCAACTAGTTGAACGAATAAAGAGTTTTCTCGACATGAGGAAGAGGAACACTGGACTCCCCGTGACATATTACTGGGGTAACACACCGGCTGTGGATCTAATCAACTTGTCGATGAACGAAGGAGAGGAGTATTCCAGCCCGCTTGCTCTGTTGTTGTCTGGAGTCGGTGATCCTAGAAATGTCTTGTTGACCATTGCATCGTTACCAGATGCTTATAAAGAGCAAGTAACGTTCGTGTTGAACGACATCTGTGCCTGCACCCTGGCCAGAATGGTCTTGTTACTCTATATGCTGTACAAAG GAGGGGCTGATGTAATACAAGCAGTGATTCGTGTATGGTATTCGCTGTGTATCTCCGAAGAAgacttttctttgctcttgtcaGCGCTTCAAGACCTCGTCACTACCGAACTGGGCACTCTCACTAAAGACGTAATGGAGATTTCTGCTGACCAGTTGAGCAAGCTAAGGGAGGTTTGGGTCACGTGGCTACGTTTGGCAAAGCGAAAGGGACCATGGGTGGAAAAACTAAGGCAAGAAGCGATCTCGCGTGACTTAGGGAGAGAGGGCGGAATAAGAACCTACTTGCACGGCATTCCCAAAGAACATAGAATTTCTGCTCAACGATTTTTCAATACTGGGATCTTTCGGTCGACAGAAAATGCTGAAGAGCTATGCAAGCAAAACCCGACCTTAACGGGCCGTGGATGTAACTGGAGCACCAATACTGCTGAATATCATTACAGCATACCAATGGATGTGCTGCCTTTCACCGGCTGGGATTTCAGTGCCATCAAGAAAAGTTGTCACGTCGATTCTCTCCCACAAATGTACAGCATCTATCTATCTCAAATCATACACAAGGTAGctgaaaaattaaacaaaaatcaGGTCAAGTTCCAGTTCATTCTGGCTGACGTTCAAAATATCGAAACCTTTCTTCCTGTTAGTCTCAAATACGACCGCATCACCACCTCCAACCTGTGGGATTACTGCTCTCTTACTGGTTTACTGACCAAATTGAAAGGCTTCTTAAACGGAACCAATCCTCACGCAGTCATGCTGACCGAGACAGATAACTGGGTTCGAGATTTCATGCCTGAAGTGATACATGATTTGCCGCAACTTTGGGGTATCGATGACCTCATCTATAAAGCTTTGCAAGACACGCAAAATCCAGAACTTGCAAATTCGTCTGGGATGTCAGCTGTTGTAGAGTACTTTAACATAAGCAGTGAATTTCTCATGTTTCTGCGTGCTTCCTTGCTGGTCTCAAGCACCAACAAAGACCTGGCTTccctcaaaagaaaaaagaaaatcccTTACGTGAAATCTCTTGCTGGTTCACTGGGTCTGCGTCTCCGCGACTTCACCAGAAACAAGAACACTGTTTGTCCGTTTAAATGGGCGTTGAACTGTCGTCGTGTTACAATGTTGAGAGGCTATGAGAGAACATTGGAATGGAAGCTCCTCTAG